From a region of the Streptomyces sp. NBC_00193 genome:
- the paaK gene encoding phenylacetate--CoA ligase PaaK, with product MGTDSTDAMDAGERMGRDELAALQLTRLRATLRRAYDRVPFYRQAFDKAGLHPDDCRSLADLALFPFTTKSDLRDQYPFGMFAVPRSEVRRIHASSGTTGRPTVVGYTDGDLSTWADVVARSIRAAGGRQGQIVHIAYGYGLFTGGLGAHYGAERLGCTVVPASGGMTDRQVRLIQDFRPEVIMVTPSYMLTLLDEMERQGIDPRTTSLRTGIFGAEPWTEEMRREIEERLDIDAVDIYGLSEVMGPGVAQEFAETKDGLHIWEDHFYPEVVDPLTGAVLPEGEAGELVFTSLTKEAMPVIRYRTRDLTRLLPGTVRPAFRRMEKITGRSDDMIILRGVNLYPTQIEEVLLRTPDLAPHFQLRLTRQGRLDALTVRVEARRGSDAGRREAAAASVVRAVKEGIGVSVAVEVVDPETLERSVGKIKRLVDLRGA from the coding sequence ATGGGTACGGACTCGACGGACGCGATGGACGCGGGCGAGCGGATGGGCCGGGACGAGCTGGCGGCGCTCCAGTTGACCCGGCTGCGGGCGACCTTGCGCCGGGCGTACGACCGGGTGCCCTTCTACCGGCAGGCCTTCGACAAGGCCGGCCTGCATCCCGACGACTGCCGCTCCCTCGCCGATCTCGCCCTGTTCCCCTTCACGACCAAGTCCGATCTGCGCGACCAGTACCCCTTCGGGATGTTCGCCGTACCGCGCTCCGAGGTCCGCCGCATCCACGCGTCCAGCGGGACCACGGGCCGGCCGACCGTCGTCGGGTACACCGACGGGGACCTCTCCACCTGGGCGGACGTCGTCGCCCGCTCGATCCGCGCGGCGGGCGGCAGACAGGGCCAGATCGTCCACATCGCCTACGGGTACGGACTGTTCACCGGCGGCCTGGGCGCCCACTACGGCGCGGAGCGCCTGGGCTGCACGGTCGTGCCCGCCTCGGGCGGGATGACGGACCGCCAGGTCCGGCTGATCCAGGACTTCCGGCCGGAGGTCATCATGGTGACCCCCTCCTACATGCTGACCCTGCTGGACGAGATGGAGCGCCAGGGCATCGACCCGCGCACCACCTCGCTCCGTACGGGGATCTTCGGCGCCGAGCCGTGGACGGAGGAGATGCGCCGCGAGATCGAGGAGCGCCTGGACATCGACGCGGTGGACATATACGGGCTCTCGGAGGTGATGGGCCCGGGTGTCGCACAGGAGTTCGCCGAGACCAAGGACGGGCTCCACATATGGGAGGACCACTTCTACCCGGAGGTGGTCGACCCGCTGACGGGCGCCGTGCTGCCGGAGGGGGAGGCCGGGGAGCTGGTCTTCACCTCGCTCACCAAGGAGGCGATGCCCGTCATCCGCTACCGCACCAGGGACCTGACGCGGCTGCTTCCCGGCACCGTCCGGCCGGCCTTCCGCCGGATGGAGAAGATCACCGGCCGCAGCGACGACATGATCATCCTGCGCGGGGTGAACCTCTATCCCACCCAGATCGAGGAGGTGCTCCTGCGGACCCCTGACCTGGCTCCGCACTTCCAGCTCCGCCTGACCCGGCAGGGACGGCTGGACGCCCTGACGGTACGGGTGGAGGCGCGCCGCGGGAGCGACGCGGGCCGGCGGGAGGCCGCGGCGGCTTCGGTGGTGCGGGCCGTCAAGGAGGGCATCGGCGTCTCGGTCGCGGTGGAGGTGGTCGATCCGGAGACGCTGGAGCGGTCGGTCGGCAAGATCAAGCGGCTGGTGGACCTCCGGGGGGCCTGA
- a CDS encoding acyl-CoA synthetase, translating into MEYNIADLFESVVDVVPDREALVYVDHPGTGAERRLTYAELDAAANRIAHHLLDSGLKAGEHLGLHLYNGVEYLQTVIACLKARLVPVNVNYRYVEEELVYLYNDADLAALVFEGEFTERVAAALPQTTKLRHLIRVGPTPEGAPEPAIAPVAYADAEAAGSPGRGFAPRSPDDLFIIYTGGTTGMPKGVMWRAEDLFFAGLFGGEPTGEPVKRPEELAERVASKGAGLTFFPAPPLMHGTSTLTSFIAFNYGQRVVIHRKYAPEEVLRTIEKEKVSSVSLVGDAMLRPLIDALNGPLKGTDLSSLFSVSSSGAIMSETVRAEFQALVPNVMLLNNFGSSESGSNGRATNDSSPEKGFRLEVNERTQVVDPVTHEPVPVGEPGRLAQRGYVPLGYYNDPVKTAETFFQKGSERWVLLGDMATVDEQGIVTVLGRGSQCINTGGEKVYPEEVEQALKSHPDVYDALVAGVADPKWGSHVAAVVQIREGAADPTLDEIQDHCRTKLAGYKIPRQLVIAPAIQRSPSGKADYRWAKSVATEADADAAS; encoded by the coding sequence GTGGAGTACAACATTGCCGACCTGTTCGAGTCGGTCGTGGACGTGGTCCCGGACCGCGAGGCCCTCGTGTACGTGGACCACCCCGGGACCGGCGCCGAGCGCCGCCTCACGTACGCGGAGCTGGACGCGGCGGCCAACCGCATCGCGCACCATCTACTGGACAGCGGCCTGAAGGCCGGTGAGCACCTGGGCCTGCACCTCTACAACGGCGTCGAGTACCTCCAGACGGTCATCGCCTGCCTGAAGGCCCGCCTGGTGCCGGTGAACGTGAACTACCGGTACGTGGAGGAGGAGCTCGTCTACCTCTACAACGACGCCGACCTCGCCGCGCTCGTCTTCGAGGGCGAGTTCACCGAGCGGGTCGCGGCGGCCCTCCCGCAGACGACCAAGCTCCGTCACCTGATCCGCGTCGGGCCGACCCCCGAAGGGGCCCCGGAGCCCGCGATCGCGCCGGTCGCGTACGCCGACGCGGAGGCGGCCGGCTCGCCCGGCCGCGGATTCGCGCCCCGCTCCCCCGACGACCTGTTCATCATCTACACGGGCGGCACCACCGGCATGCCCAAGGGCGTCATGTGGCGCGCCGAGGACCTCTTCTTCGCCGGCCTCTTCGGCGGCGAACCGACCGGCGAACCGGTGAAGCGGCCGGAGGAACTGGCCGAGCGGGTCGCGTCGAAGGGCGCCGGGCTCACCTTCTTCCCCGCACCGCCGCTGATGCACGGCACGTCCACGCTGACGTCCTTCATCGCCTTCAACTACGGGCAGCGGGTGGTCATCCACCGCAAGTACGCGCCCGAGGAGGTACTGCGCACGATCGAGAAGGAGAAGGTCTCCAGCGTCTCGCTGGTGGGCGACGCGATGCTGCGGCCGCTCATCGACGCCCTCAACGGACCCCTGAAGGGCACCGACCTGTCCTCCCTCTTCAGCGTCTCCTCCTCCGGCGCGATCATGTCGGAGACGGTGCGCGCCGAGTTCCAGGCGCTCGTCCCGAACGTGATGCTCCTGAACAACTTCGGCTCGTCCGAGTCCGGCTCGAACGGCCGCGCGACGAACGACTCCAGCCCGGAGAAGGGCTTCCGGCTGGAGGTCAACGAGCGTACGCAGGTGGTCGACCCGGTGACCCACGAGCCGGTGCCGGTCGGCGAACCGGGACGGCTCGCACAGCGCGGGTACGTACCGCTGGGCTACTACAACGACCCCGTCAAGACCGCCGAAACCTTCTTCCAGAAGGGATCCGAGCGGTGGGTGCTGCTCGGTGACATGGCGACCGTGGACGAGCAGGGCATCGTCACCGTCCTCGGCCGCGGCTCGCAGTGCATCAACACGGGCGGCGAGAAGGTGTACCCGGAGGAGGTCGAGCAGGCGCTGAAGTCCCACCCGGACGTCTACGACGCCCTGGTCGCCGGGGTCGCGGACCCGAAGTGGGGCAGCCACGTGGCGGCCGTGGTCCAGATCCGGGAGGGCGCCGCCGACCCGACGCTGGACGAGATACAGGACCACTGCCGCACCAAGCTGGCGGGTTACAAGATCCCGCGCCAGCTCGTCATCGCCCCCGCCATCCAGCGCTCACCGAGCGGCAAGGCGGACTACCGGTGGGCGAAGTCGGTGGCCACGGAGGCGGACGCGGACGCCGCGAGCTGA
- a CDS encoding alpha/beta fold hydrolase — protein MATTTPSTCTFTFTTHDGTELAYHVQGEGEPLLCLPGGAMRASAYLGDLGGLSAGRRLILLDLRGTGDSAVPADTSTYRVDHQVADVEALRRHLGLERADLLAHSASGNLALLYTAAHPQRVRRLALITPTCWAVDLAESPESRLADIRRRAGREPYDTAIAAYQRALAAIAAGENPGEADWMAAMPLAYGRWDETARAHAALSPVQKNTEASAAFAGPGAFDPPATRAALGRFAGEVLVLAGELDSNPSPALAARLAELFARGVTDVQRGGGHFPWLDEPRWFADRVERFLATGA, from the coding sequence ATGGCGACCACCACACCCTCCACCTGCACTTTTACGTTCACCACCCACGACGGAACCGAACTCGCGTACCACGTCCAGGGTGAAGGCGAGCCGCTCCTCTGCCTCCCCGGCGGCGCCATGCGGGCCTCCGCCTACCTGGGCGACCTCGGCGGGCTGTCCGCCGGACGCCGGCTGATCCTGCTCGACCTGCGGGGCACCGGGGACTCCGCGGTCCCGGCCGACACCTCGACGTACCGGGTCGACCACCAGGTGGCGGACGTCGAGGCGCTGCGCCGTCACCTCGGCCTGGAGCGCGCCGACCTGCTCGCCCACTCCGCCTCAGGCAACCTGGCCCTGCTCTACACGGCGGCGCACCCGCAGCGGGTGCGCCGACTGGCCCTGATCACGCCGACCTGCTGGGCCGTGGACCTCGCCGAATCCCCGGAAAGCCGCCTCGCGGACATCCGCCGGAGAGCCGGCAGGGAGCCCTACGACACGGCCATCGCGGCCTACCAGCGGGCGCTCGCCGCCATCGCCGCGGGCGAGAACCCCGGCGAGGCCGACTGGATGGCTGCGATGCCCCTCGCCTACGGACGCTGGGACGAGACGGCGCGCGCCCACGCGGCACTGAGCCCGGTCCAGAAGAACACCGAGGCCTCCGCCGCCTTCGCCGGCCCGGGCGCCTTCGACCCGCCCGCCACCCGGGCCGCGCTCGGCCGCTTCGCCGGCGAAGTGCTGGTCCTGGCCGGGGAGCTGGACTCCAACCCCTCCCCGGCCCTCGCCGCCCGGCTCGCGGAGCTCTTCGCGCGGGGCGTCACCGACGTACAGCGGGGCGGCGGGCACTTCCCCTGGCTGGACGAGCCCCGGTGGTTCGCGGACCGCGTCGAACGGTTCCTGGCCACCGGGGCCTGA
- a CDS encoding crotonase/enoyl-CoA hydratase family protein: protein MGGTEHLTVERHGATLVLTMNRPEAKNALSLPLLVGLYDGWLEADADDTIRSVVLTGAGGDFCAGMDLKALAGKGMAGDQYRDRLKADPDLHWKAMLRHHRPRKPIIAAVEGYCVAGGTEILQGTDIRVAGEGATFGLFEVKRGLFPIGGSTVRLPRQIPRTHALEMLLTGRPYAAEEAARIGLVGRVVPDGTALAAALEIAERINACGPLAVEAVKASVYETAEMTESEGLAAELLRGWPIFDTADAKEGARAFAEKRPALYRRE from the coding sequence ATGGGTGGGACAGAACACCTGACCGTGGAACGCCACGGAGCCACGCTGGTGCTCACCATGAACAGGCCCGAGGCGAAGAACGCGCTCTCGCTGCCGCTGCTGGTGGGGCTGTACGACGGCTGGCTGGAGGCCGACGCGGACGACACGATCCGCTCGGTGGTGCTGACGGGGGCCGGCGGGGACTTCTGCGCCGGCATGGACCTGAAGGCGCTGGCCGGCAAGGGCATGGCGGGCGACCAGTACCGGGACCGGCTCAAGGCCGACCCCGACCTGCACTGGAAGGCGATGCTGCGCCATCACCGGCCCCGCAAGCCGATCATCGCGGCGGTCGAGGGCTACTGCGTGGCCGGCGGTACGGAGATCCTCCAGGGGACCGACATCCGGGTCGCGGGGGAGGGGGCCACCTTCGGACTGTTCGAGGTCAAGCGGGGGCTCTTCCCGATCGGCGGCTCGACGGTACGGCTGCCGCGGCAGATCCCGCGGACGCACGCGCTGGAGATGCTGCTGACCGGGCGGCCGTACGCGGCCGAGGAGGCGGCGCGGATCGGGCTCGTCGGGCGGGTGGTCCCGGACGGGACGGCGCTGGCCGCGGCGCTGGAGATCGCGGAGCGGATCAACGCGTGCGGGCCGCTGGCGGTGGAGGCGGTCAAGGCCTCCGTCTACGAGACGGCCGAGATGACGGAGTCGGAGGGGCTCGCGGCGGAGCTGCTGCGGGGGTGGCCGATCTTCGACACCGCCGACGCGAAGGAGGGGGCGCGGGCGTTCGCCGAGAAGCGGCCCGCGCTGTACCGGCGGGAGTAG
- a CDS encoding fatty acyl-CoA synthetase — translation MTPVRKNTVDGLLHDSARRVPDRIAVRYRERTWTYAELDVAVSTGAAVLRGRYGLAEGDRVATFGHNSDAYLMAFLACARAGLTHVPVNQNLTGEDLAYILENSGSTLVLADPDLAGRVPDGFPVRPLRDAPGSFLSDLAEPAEPAEPARSGDPSRLAQLLYTSGTTALPKGAMMTHEALCHEYESAIAALDLAEADLPVHSLPLYHSAQMHVFLLPYLAVGARNTIVDAPVAEEIFDLVEAGEADSLFAPPTVWIGLANHPDFADFAVRDLSALRKAYYGASIMPVPVLERLRARLPGLGFYNCFGQSEIGPLATVLRPEEHEGRMDSCGRPVHHVEARVVDEDGAEVPDGTAGEVVYRSPQLCLGYWNDAEATKKAFRDGWFRSGDLAVRDPEGYFTVVDRVKDVINSGGVLVASRQVEDVLYTHPGVAEAAVVGLPDERWIEAVTAVVVPRDGVTEAELLAYAREKLAHFKAPKRILFVDALPRNASGKILKRTLRDRFSNPS, via the coding sequence ATGACCCCGGTGCGGAAGAACACGGTCGACGGACTGCTCCACGACAGCGCGCGGCGCGTCCCGGACCGGATCGCGGTCCGCTACCGCGAACGGACCTGGACCTACGCGGAACTGGACGTGGCCGTCTCCACGGGCGCGGCCGTGCTGCGCGGGCGCTACGGGCTGGCCGAGGGGGACCGGGTCGCGACCTTCGGGCACAACTCCGATGCCTATCTCATGGCCTTCCTCGCCTGCGCGCGGGCCGGGCTCACGCACGTCCCCGTCAACCAGAACCTCACCGGGGAGGACCTCGCGTACATCCTGGAGAACTCCGGGAGCACGCTCGTCCTCGCGGACCCCGACCTCGCAGGCCGGGTCCCCGACGGGTTCCCCGTACGCCCGCTGCGCGACGCGCCCGGCTCCTTCCTGTCCGACCTGGCGGAGCCGGCCGAACCGGCGGAGCCCGCCCGCTCCGGGGACCCGTCCCGGCTGGCGCAGCTGCTGTACACCTCCGGGACCACCGCCCTGCCGAAGGGGGCGATGATGACGCACGAGGCGCTCTGCCACGAGTACGAGAGCGCGATCGCGGCCCTGGACCTGGCGGAGGCCGATCTGCCGGTGCACTCCCTGCCGCTCTACCACTCGGCGCAGATGCACGTCTTCCTGCTGCCGTACCTGGCGGTGGGCGCCCGGAACACGATCGTGGACGCGCCGGTCGCGGAGGAGATCTTCGACCTGGTGGAGGCGGGGGAGGCGGACAGCCTGTTCGCGCCGCCGACGGTGTGGATCGGGCTGGCCAACCACCCCGATTTCGCGGACTTCGCCGTCCGTGACCTGTCGGCCCTGCGCAAGGCGTACTACGGGGCCTCGATCATGCCGGTGCCGGTCCTGGAACGGCTGCGGGCGCGGCTGCCCGGACTCGGCTTCTACAACTGCTTCGGCCAGAGCGAGATCGGCCCGCTGGCCACGGTGCTGCGGCCGGAGGAGCACGAGGGGCGGATGGACTCGTGCGGCCGGCCGGTCCACCACGTGGAGGCGCGGGTCGTCGACGAGGACGGGGCCGAGGTGCCGGACGGCACGGCGGGCGAGGTCGTCTACCGCTCCCCGCAGCTCTGCCTGGGCTACTGGAACGACGCGGAGGCCACGAAGAAGGCCTTCCGGGACGGGTGGTTCCGCTCCGGCGACCTGGCGGTCCGGGACCCTGAGGGGTACTTCACGGTCGTGGACCGGGTGAAGGACGTCATCAACTCGGGCGGGGTACTCGTCGCCTCACGGCAGGTCGAGGACGTGCTGTACACCCACCCGGGCGTGGCCGAGGCTGCGGTCGTCGGCCTGCCGGACGAGCGGTGGATCGAGGCCGTCACGGCAGTGGTGGTCCCGCGCGACGGGGTGACGGAAGCGGAACTCCTGGCCTACGCCCGCGAGAAGCTGGCCCACTTCAAGGCCCCGAAGCGGATCCTCTTCGTGGACGCCCTCCCCCGCAACGCGAGCGGCAAGATCCTCAAGCGCACCCTGCGCGACCGCTTCTCGAACCCGTCCTGA
- a CDS encoding YhjD/YihY/BrkB family envelope integrity protein, whose amino-acid sequence MTSTYRRIHDRLQASQAGLAWSRGREMELMHRAMGFAALGFLTLVPLLVVVAAAAPGSGSGFGRWLGQALGVTEFSRERVEMLFGAADLALERTTAFGLAALAVFGLTFGSAVQTGYEKVWDLPTARWHTMWRHVVWLALLVCYLGLLVLIPAPSHDAPGTILGTTGDLIGTCLFFWTSQWILLGGRVRWRALLPGAACTSLGLLGLRVFSQLVFSPLIASNAVTYGPFGTLLVVQSWLVGVGFVVYGGALVGRLFHEHLVLRRLRATELAEDREP is encoded by the coding sequence GTGACCTCGACCTATCGGCGGATCCACGACCGGCTCCAGGCCTCCCAGGCCGGGCTGGCGTGGAGCCGTGGCCGGGAGATGGAGCTGATGCACCGGGCCATGGGCTTCGCCGCCCTCGGCTTCCTCACCCTGGTGCCGCTGCTCGTCGTCGTCGCGGCCGCCGCGCCGGGCAGCGGCTCGGGCTTCGGCCGCTGGCTCGGTCAGGCCCTCGGGGTGACGGAGTTCTCCCGGGAGCGGGTGGAGATGCTGTTCGGCGCCGCGGACCTCGCGCTGGAGCGGACCACCGCCTTCGGTCTCGCCGCCCTCGCGGTCTTCGGCCTGACCTTCGGCTCCGCCGTGCAGACCGGGTACGAGAAGGTCTGGGACCTGCCGACGGCCCGCTGGCACACCATGTGGCGGCACGTCGTCTGGCTCGCCCTGCTGGTCTGCTACCTCGGGCTGCTGGTCCTCATCCCCGCCCCGTCGCACGACGCGCCCGGCACGATCCTGGGCACCACGGGCGATCTCATCGGGACCTGCCTGTTCTTCTGGACCTCCCAGTGGATCCTCCTCGGCGGCCGGGTGCGCTGGCGCGCCCTGCTCCCGGGGGCCGCGTGCACCAGTCTCGGCCTCCTCGGGCTGCGGGTCTTCTCGCAGCTGGTGTTCTCTCCCCTGATCGCCTCCAACGCCGTGACGTACGGCCCCTTCGGCACCCTCCTGGTCGTCCAGTCCTGGCTGGTCGGCGTCGGCTTCGTGGTCTACGGCGGCGCTCTGGTCGGCCGCCTCTTCCACGAGCACCTCGTCCTGCGCCGCCTCCGGGCCACGGAACTCGCGGAGGACCGGGAGCCGTAG